One genomic region from Rhizomicrobium palustre encodes:
- a CDS encoding carbon-nitrogen hydrolase family protein: MTAPFQAACVQLCAGEEIGENVAAAVALIREAKAAGASFIATPENTSLMAADAGAKLDKSFAQEHDPALAVFRALAEELSIWLMIGSLAIKVSETRTANRSFLIRPDGSIAAQYDKIHLFDVDLPGGELYRESDTVAGGDIAVTADLPAGRIGFSVCYDLRFPQLYRALAEAGAFLFTVPAAFTETTGRAHWEVLLRARAIENGAFVLAPAQGGLHANGRRTYGHSLIISPWGEILAQAGTEPGFILAEIDPEKSRAARAQIPSLRHGRRFTLTTGISLAEKRLSGEASED, from the coding sequence ATGACGGCTCCGTTCCAGGCCGCTTGCGTACAGCTTTGCGCGGGCGAGGAGATTGGAGAGAACGTCGCCGCGGCAGTGGCGTTGATCCGCGAGGCGAAAGCCGCGGGCGCGAGCTTCATAGCGACTCCTGAAAACACCAGCCTGATGGCAGCGGATGCGGGCGCCAAGCTCGACAAGAGTTTTGCGCAAGAACACGATCCTGCTTTGGCGGTGTTTCGCGCCCTTGCTGAGGAACTTTCCATTTGGCTGATGATCGGCTCCTTGGCGATCAAGGTGAGCGAGACGCGCACGGCCAATCGTTCCTTCCTGATCCGGCCGGATGGCTCGATCGCGGCGCAATACGACAAGATCCATCTCTTCGATGTCGATCTGCCGGGCGGCGAGCTGTATCGCGAATCCGATACCGTTGCGGGCGGTGATATCGCGGTGACCGCGGATTTGCCCGCGGGCCGCATCGGCTTTTCGGTCTGCTATGATTTGCGCTTCCCGCAGCTTTATCGCGCTTTGGCGGAGGCGGGCGCATTCCTCTTCACGGTTCCCGCGGCTTTTACCGAGACCACGGGCAGGGCGCATTGGGAAGTGCTTTTACGCGCCCGCGCGATTGAAAACGGTGCCTTTGTGCTGGCGCCCGCGCAAGGCGGTCTGCATGCCAATGGGCGGCGCACCTATGGCCATTCACTGATCATTTCGCCTTGGGGAGAGATTCTGGCGCAAGCAGGCACCGAGCCGGGATTCATCCTCGCCGAGATTGATCCGGAGAAGTCGCGCGCGGCGCGGGCCCAAATCCCCAGCCTGCGGCATGGTCGCCGTTTCACATTGACAACCGGCATCAGCCTTGCGGAAAAGCGCCTCTCTGGTGAAGCATCAGAAGACTGA
- a CDS encoding ComF family protein yields the protein MSPNENSVGEREGRWRRKFARMLIDVVYPPLCMLCREGVTEPDGLCPECWAMLHFIDDPVCASCGLPFEIDAGEDTLCGACLAHPPYFDRARAILSYDELSKKPLLALKHADRLDLVPAFSRWLERSGRLLLSQSDMIVPVPLHRWRLWKRRYNQAGELARGLSRRCSLPLEPTVLERIKPTPSQGKMPSAEARRRNVQGAFRVPKAARSQVAGKRVLLIDDVLTTGATVSAAARALKRAGASAVFVLALARVTTHPI from the coding sequence ATGAGCCCCAACGAAAACAGTGTCGGCGAGAGAGAGGGCAGGTGGCGGCGAAAATTCGCCCGCATGCTGATCGATGTGGTGTATCCGCCGCTCTGTATGTTGTGCCGCGAGGGCGTGACCGAGCCGGATGGGCTTTGCCCCGAATGCTGGGCCATGCTGCATTTCATCGATGATCCGGTCTGCGCCTCCTGCGGCCTGCCATTTGAGATTGATGCGGGCGAGGATACGCTGTGCGGCGCGTGTCTTGCGCATCCGCCATATTTCGACCGGGCTCGGGCTATCCTCTCCTATGACGAGCTCTCCAAAAAGCCGCTTCTGGCGCTGAAGCACGCCGATAGGCTGGATCTGGTGCCCGCCTTCAGCCGCTGGCTGGAGCGCAGTGGGCGGCTGCTCCTCTCCCAATCCGATATGATTGTGCCGGTTCCGTTGCACCGCTGGCGGCTGTGGAAGCGGCGCTATAACCAGGCTGGTGAGCTGGCGCGGGGGCTTTCGCGACGCTGCAGCCTGCCTTTGGAGCCGACGGTGCTGGAGCGAATCAAACCCACCCCCAGCCAGGGCAAAATGCCCTCTGCCGAGGCCCGCCGCCGCAACGTCCAGGGGGCATTCCGTGTCCCCAAAGCGGCACGCAGCCAAGTGGCGGGAAAGCGCGTTTTATTAATCGACGACGTTTTAACTACCGGCGCCACCGTCAGCGCCGCCGCAAGGGCCTTGAAGCGCGCGGGCGCTTCGGCAGTATTCGTGCTGGCCTTGGCACGTGTGACTACGCATCCCATATAG
- a CDS encoding aspartate kinase — protein sequence MAKIAMKFGGTSVADLDRIRNVAQLVKKEVERGHQVAVVVSAMAGETNKLVKFINDLDQHYDPKEYDAVVAAGEQVTSGLLAIALGSIGVPARSFLGWQMPMKTSNMHASARIEDLPPENLNACLESGTVAVVAGFQGVAEGERISTLGRGGSDTSAVAVAAAIKAERCDIYTDVDGVYTTDPRITKKAQRMEKIAFEEMLEMASLGAKVLQTRSVEIAMQHRVPVRVLSTFDPDAGGTLLCDEEDIVEKKPVTGIAYSRDEAKISLMKIPDHPGIAAAIFGPLAHAGINVDMIVQNISDDGKRTDLTFTCPRTELARAIKVLEDAAETIGYREITSDANVAKISIIGIGMRTHPGVAQTMFRTLSEKGINISVISTSEIKVSVLIAEEYVELAVRALHSAYDLDAA from the coding sequence ATGGCGAAGATTGCGATGAAATTCGGCGGGACGTCGGTGGCCGACCTCGATCGCATCCGCAATGTGGCCCAGCTGGTCAAAAAAGAGGTAGAGCGCGGTCATCAAGTGGCGGTTGTGGTTTCGGCCATGGCGGGAGAGACCAATAAGCTCGTCAAATTCATCAATGACCTCGACCAGCACTACGACCCCAAGGAATACGACGCCGTGGTGGCGGCGGGCGAGCAGGTGACCTCGGGTCTCCTCGCCATTGCCCTGGGCTCCATCGGGGTTCCGGCGCGCTCCTTCCTCGGCTGGCAAATGCCGATGAAGACCTCCAACATGCATGCCTCCGCCCGTATCGAGGATTTGCCGCCCGAAAACCTCAACGCCTGTCTGGAATCCGGCACCGTCGCCGTGGTCGCGGGCTTCCAGGGTGTGGCGGAAGGCGAGCGTATCTCGACCCTTGGCCGTGGCGGCTCGGATACCTCCGCGGTGGCGGTCGCCGCTGCCATCAAGGCCGAGCGTTGCGACATCTACACCGATGTCGATGGTGTTTACACGACCGATCCGCGCATCACCAAGAAGGCGCAGCGGATGGAAAAGATTGCCTTCGAGGAAATGCTCGAAATGGCTTCGCTGGGCGCGAAAGTCTTGCAGACCCGCTCGGTGGAAATCGCTATGCAACATCGCGTGCCCGTCCGGGTTCTTTCGACCTTCGATCCCGACGCGGGCGGCACGCTTCTGTGCGACGAGGAAGACATCGTGGAAAAGAAACCGGTCACCGGCATCGCCTATTCGCGCGACGAAGCGAAGATTTCGCTGATGAAGATTCCGGATCATCCCGGCATCGCCGCCGCGATCTTCGGGCCGCTCGCCCATGCCGGCATCAATGTCGATATGATCGTGCAGAACATCTCCGATGACGGAAAGCGCACCGATCTGACCTTTACCTGTCCGCGCACCGAATTGGCCCGCGCTATCAAGGTGCTGGAAGATGCCGCCGAAACCATCGGCTATCGCGAGATCACGTCAGACGCCAATGTCGCCAAGATTTCGATCATCGGCATCGGCATGCGCACCCATCCAGGCGTGGCGCAGACTATGTTCCGCACCTTGTCGGAAAAGGGCATCAACATCTCGGTGATTTCGACCTCCGAAATCAAAGTCAGCGTCTTGATCGCCGAGGAATATGTCGAATTGGCTGTTCGCGCGTTGCACTCCGCTTACGATCTGGATGCAGCTTGA
- a CDS encoding methyltransferase domain-containing protein codes for MSQNDPKAENKPGPPRIFDPAIQRLRRQRAARLQADRFLLTEAAEGVKARLAPVNRTFTTALSLDENANAILQGPGLTWRTATFNDVGRLDADNGYDLAVSILGLHNINDLPGALAQIRRALKPDGLFVAALFGGATLTELRDSFAQGEIATTGGISPRVAPMADVRELGGLLQRAGFALPVADVERTTVRYRDFFTLVRDLRAMGETNALSSRKGFLSRATLAAALEHYREHYADENGKLIATFEIIYLLGWAPDESQQKPLKPGSAKMRLADALGVKEQKL; via the coding sequence ATGAGCCAGAATGATCCAAAAGCCGAGAACAAGCCCGGCCCGCCGCGCATTTTCGACCCCGCGATTCAACGTCTTCGCAGGCAACGTGCGGCGCGGCTGCAAGCGGACCGTTTTCTCCTGACCGAGGCTGCGGAGGGGGTCAAGGCTCGCCTCGCTCCGGTCAATCGGACATTCACAACCGCGCTATCTTTAGATGAGAACGCCAACGCCATACTTCAAGGGCCCGGACTTACTTGGCGGACGGCAACATTCAACGATGTTGGCCGTCTGGACGCGGATAATGGTTACGATCTCGCGGTCAGCATATTAGGATTGCATAATATTAACGATCTGCCCGGCGCGCTGGCGCAAATCCGCCGCGCACTGAAGCCCGATGGCTTGTTCGTGGCCGCGCTGTTCGGCGGCGCAACGCTTACTGAACTGCGTGATAGTTTCGCCCAAGGCGAGATTGCCACGACGGGCGGGATTTCTCCGCGCGTCGCCCCGATGGCGGATGTGCGCGAGCTGGGCGGTCTCTTGCAGCGCGCGGGCTTTGCCCTGCCCGTCGCCGATGTCGAGCGCACCACCGTGCGCTATCGCGATTTCTTCACTTTGGTGCGCGATTTGCGGGCTATGGGCGAAACCAATGCCCTTTCCAGCCGCAAAGGGTTCTTATCGCGTGCCACCCTCGCCGCCGCGCTGGAGCATTACCGCGAACATTATGCCGACGAGAATGGCAAGCTGATTGCCACCTTCGAGATCATCTATCTCCTCGGCTGGGCCCCCGATGAAAGCCAGCAGAAACCGCTTAAACCCGGCAGCGCGAAGATGCGGTTGGCCGATGCGTTAGGGGTGAAGGAGCAGAAGCTGTAA
- a CDS encoding (deoxy)nucleoside triphosphate pyrophosphohydrolase, protein MALKLVLVAACALIDSDGRVLIAQRPPEKQMGGLWEFPGGKWEAGERPEETLIRELQEELGITVKEPCLAPFTFASHAYADFHLLMPLYICRRWEGIPQAKEHTALKWVRAKELSDYPMPPADLPLIPMLRDLL, encoded by the coding sequence ATGGCGCTGAAACTGGTTCTGGTGGCGGCCTGTGCGCTGATCGATTCCGATGGCCGGGTGCTGATCGCGCAGCGTCCGCCTGAAAAGCAGATGGGGGGACTGTGGGAATTTCCGGGCGGCAAATGGGAAGCGGGAGAGCGGCCGGAGGAGACACTCATCCGCGAACTCCAGGAGGAGCTGGGCATCACGGTGAAGGAGCCCTGTCTGGCGCCGTTCACTTTCGCCTCGCACGCCTACGCGGACTTTCATTTGCTCATGCCGCTCTACATCTGCCGGCGCTGGGAGGGCATCCCGCAGGCCAAGGAACACACGGCGCTGAAATGGGTGCGGGCAAAGGAGCTCAGCGATTATCCGATGCCGCCAGCGGACCTGCCGCTAATCCCGATGCTCAGGGACCTGCTATGA
- a CDS encoding cupin domain-containing protein, whose amino-acid sequence MSETTSPVRHFSDYRWENTDLLAYKEEGAAPFHAITRQTLFRHPGMKGELRYFEMAPNGYSTLERHEHVHAVLILRGHGQVMVGGKVFDIAQNDLVTIDPMTWHQFRANAGEAMGFLCMVDVERDKPQLPSEAERAALASDPAVAKFFG is encoded by the coding sequence ATGAGCGAGACCACGAGCCCGGTGCGGCACTTCTCCGACTATCGTTGGGAGAACACCGATCTTCTCGCTTACAAGGAAGAAGGCGCAGCGCCGTTTCATGCCATCACGCGCCAAACCTTGTTTCGCCATCCCGGCATGAAGGGCGAGCTGCGCTATTTCGAAATGGCGCCGAACGGCTATTCCACCCTGGAACGGCACGAGCATGTCCACGCCGTGTTGATCCTGCGCGGCCATGGCCAAGTGATGGTCGGCGGCAAGGTCTTCGATATCGCGCAAAACGATCTCGTCACCATCGATCCCATGACCTGGCATCAGTTCCGTGCCAATGCGGGAGAGGCGATGGGCTTTCTCTGCATGGTCGATGTCGAACGCGACAAGCCCCAGCTCCCGAGCGAAGCCGAACGCGCCGCGCTAGCCTCTGATCCGGCGGTGGCGAAGTTCTTCGGATAA
- the grxC gene encoding glutaredoxin 3 — MANIKIYTTPICPYCARAKKLLSDKGAAFEEVDVYMDAAARKEMMERSGRRTVPQIFIGERHVGGCDDLHALDASGELDPLLSA; from the coding sequence ATGGCGAACATCAAAATCTACACCACCCCGATCTGCCCTTACTGCGCAAGGGCCAAGAAGCTTCTTAGCGACAAGGGCGCCGCTTTTGAGGAAGTTGACGTCTACATGGACGCCGCCGCGCGCAAGGAGATGATGGAGCGTTCCGGCCGCCGCACCGTGCCGCAAATCTTCATCGGCGAGCGCCATGTCGGCGGCTGTGATGATCTGCATGCGCTGGATGCGTCGGGCGAGCTTGATCCGCTTCTGAGCGCATAA
- a CDS encoding Flp family type IVb pilin, producing the protein MTDFLHDESGATAIEYALVASLIAAVIVLAVTNLGQSVLALYERIQF; encoded by the coding sequence ATGACGGACTTCCTGCACGACGAGAGCGGCGCCACCGCCATCGAATACGCGCTCGTGGCCTCGCTCATCGCGGCGGTGATTGTGCTGGCGGTGACCAATCTCGGCCAATCCGTGCTGGCGCTCTATGAGCGGATTCAGTTCTAG
- a CDS encoding DUF1178 family protein, translating to MIVYSLQCANSHAFEGWFASSSAYDEQEASGKLVCPVCSSPKVTKAPMAPAVSGTKKSTLKADELKKMRQFLTGMRKYVTENADYVGKEFAEEARKIHYGETEERQIYGEASLEEAKALVEEGVEIAALPPDLEEEAN from the coding sequence TTGATCGTTTACAGTCTTCAATGTGCTAACAGCCATGCGTTCGAGGGTTGGTTCGCCTCCAGCTCCGCTTATGACGAGCAGGAAGCGTCTGGAAAACTTGTCTGCCCGGTATGCTCCTCGCCCAAGGTGACCAAAGCGCCGATGGCCCCGGCGGTATCGGGGACCAAGAAATCCACGCTGAAAGCCGATGAACTCAAGAAAATGCGCCAGTTCCTGACGGGCATGCGCAAATACGTCACTGAGAATGCCGATTACGTGGGCAAGGAATTTGCCGAAGAAGCGCGTAAAATTCACTACGGCGAGACGGAAGAGCGCCAAATTTATGGTGAAGCCTCGCTGGAAGAGGCCAAAGCGCTGGTGGAAGAGGGCGTTGAAATCGCCGCTTTGCCGCCTGATCTCGAAGAAGAAGCCAACTGA
- the ubiG gene encoding bifunctional 2-polyprenyl-6-hydroxyphenol methylase/3-demethylubiquinol 3-O-methyltransferase UbiG gives MTESADPSAPARPSVDPAEIAKFSAMAAEWWDPTGKFAPLHKFNPVRLSFIRDTAAAHFGKSGLVPFEGLRLLDIGCGGGLLSEPMTRLGFAVTAVDASVKNIKTAMTHATAQGLSIDYRHGSAESLVESGEQFDVVLNMEVVEHVADLSLYLAACAKLVKPGGIMFVATLNKTLKSLALAKIGAEYILRWLPPGTHDWSRFIEPKTLKALLTENGLSVTTTQGVSFDPLNWSWRLSSDTDVNYMVVAEQAR, from the coding sequence ATGACCGAATCCGCTGACCCTTCCGCCCCCGCACGCCCCTCCGTTGATCCCGCTGAGATTGCAAAATTCTCGGCCATGGCCGCCGAATGGTGGGACCCTACCGGCAAGTTCGCGCCCCTGCACAAGTTCAATCCGGTGCGGCTTTCCTTCATTCGCGACACCGCCGCGGCCCATTTCGGCAAATCCGGGCTGGTACCGTTCGAGGGCTTGCGCCTGCTCGATATCGGCTGCGGCGGCGGGCTTTTGTCTGAGCCAATGACCCGGCTGGGCTTTGCGGTGACGGCTGTGGATGCTTCCGTAAAAAACATCAAAACCGCCATGACCCATGCCACTGCGCAGGGGCTTTCCATCGATTACCGCCACGGCAGCGCCGAATCGCTGGTGGAATCAGGCGAGCAATTCGATGTGGTGTTGAACATGGAAGTGGTCGAGCATGTCGCCGACCTCTCCCTCTACCTGGCCGCTTGCGCCAAGCTGGTGAAGCCGGGCGGGATCATGTTCGTCGCCACCCTGAACAAGACACTGAAGTCCCTCGCGCTCGCCAAAATCGGGGCCGAGTACATCCTGCGCTGGCTGCCGCCGGGCACCCATGACTGGTCGCGCTTCATCGAGCCCAAGACGCTGAAGGCGCTTCTCACCGAAAACGGCCTCTCCGTCACCACCACGCAAGGCGTCAGCTTTGACCCGCTCAATTGGTCCTGGCGCCTCTCGAGCGATACCGACGTGAATTACATGGTGGTGGCGGAACAAGCCCGCTAA
- a CDS encoding RuBisCO large subunit C-terminal-like domain-containing protein, whose translation MTTRITTIYRVKAEAATIEARAQGIAVEQSVEMPVAPIDDPFVLENVLGRVEEIKDLGAGEYEVRIGLASITTGYDAAQFINMILGNTSLQDGITLEDAIFPEDIVKAFGGPNHGLEGFRARVGAKGALSATALKPQGTPPATLARLAYDIALGGIDYIKDDHGLADQYYAPFAARVPVIAEAVHKARAKSGVATRYLPSLNGNLDKMRAQMQICRDNGVDGVLIAPMLCGFAQFQTIKAENPDFLFMTHPSMAGGPMAPAFFFGKLMRLMGSDASVFANYGGRFGYPPQLCKKIAGWCLEESKGQKPCVPVPAGGMELKRVPELLSFFGTGVILLIGGSLLSAKENITAETAKFCDAVRNFS comes from the coding sequence ATGACGACACGCATCACGACCATTTATCGCGTCAAGGCTGAGGCCGCGACCATCGAAGCCCGCGCTCAAGGCATCGCCGTGGAGCAAAGCGTGGAAATGCCCGTCGCGCCGATCGACGACCCCTTTGTGCTGGAGAATGTGCTCGGCCGGGTGGAGGAGATCAAAGATCTCGGCGCGGGCGAATACGAAGTGCGCATCGGGCTGGCCTCCATCACCACGGGCTATGACGCCGCCCAGTTCATCAACATGATCCTCGGCAATACGTCGCTGCAGGATGGCATCACGCTGGAAGATGCGATTTTCCCCGAAGATATCGTGAAGGCCTTCGGCGGTCCCAATCACGGCCTCGAAGGTTTTCGCGCCCGCGTCGGCGCCAAGGGCGCTTTGTCGGCCACCGCTTTGAAGCCGCAAGGAACCCCGCCCGCCACGCTGGCGCGGCTTGCCTATGACATCGCGCTCGGCGGCATCGATTACATCAAGGACGATCACGGTCTCGCGGACCAGTATTACGCGCCCTTCGCCGCGCGTGTGCCGGTGATCGCGGAAGCCGTGCATAAGGCGCGCGCCAAGAGCGGCGTTGCCACGCGCTATTTGCCGAGCCTCAACGGCAATCTCGACAAGATGCGGGCGCAGATGCAGATCTGCCGCGATAACGGTGTCGATGGCGTTCTTATAGCGCCGATGCTTTGTGGTTTCGCGCAATTCCAGACCATCAAGGCGGAAAATCCTGACTTCCTGTTCATGACACATCCGTCCATGGCGGGCGGGCCGATGGCGCCGGCGTTTTTCTTCGGCAAGCTGATGCGCTTGATGGGCTCGGATGCCTCGGTCTTTGCCAATTACGGCGGGCGTTTCGGCTATCCCCCGCAGCTCTGCAAGAAGATCGCGGGCTGGTGTCTGGAAGAGAGCAAAGGCCAAAAGCCTTGCGTGCCGGTGCCTGCGGGCGGCATGGAGCTCAAACGCGTGCCCGAACTTCTGAGTTTCTTCGGCACGGGCGTGATCCTTCTCATCGGCGGTAGCCTCTTGTCGGCGAAAGAGAACATCACCGCCGAGACGGCGAAATTCTGTGATGCGGTGAGGAATTTTTCATGA
- a CDS encoding DUF1178 family protein, with product MIVYTLKCDKDHHFEEWFTSSSRFDEMAEKGEIACPECHSHHVEKAPMAPSLSGTRNAVPGSCMDMADAPPCAQTCGGGCFAR from the coding sequence GTGATCGTTTACACGCTGAAATGCGACAAGGATCATCACTTCGAGGAGTGGTTCACCTCCTCAAGCCGCTTCGATGAGATGGCGGAAAAAGGCGAGATCGCTTGCCCAGAATGCCATTCACATCATGTCGAGAAAGCACCGATGGCGCCCTCGCTTTCGGGCACGCGCAATGCGGTGCCAGGGTCCTGTATGGATATGGCCGATGCACCGCCCTGTGCTCAGACTTGCGGCGGCGGCTGTTTCGCCAGATGA
- a CDS encoding glycosyltransferase codes for MQPLQQILAQLEQFSTLAEQAPDLVPALEEQFEQFVVASASQPFALDARNRFRIRHAAHLKIRRPRVLYGSRSKLLNFHAVPLLAVADVLYVVLSQSDQPAQDVIVVDPFTQDMSDVLAALPKGFVPDLYFDYQTCSLDRYLRGLERAPFPTVASLCHHFYAWKVDAVARQFDYVLPLSSRYCDILKNTVDPRKILDVPFGLSWGSFHHIIGGNAADPRPIDVLMTFPGEGPMFYGPYRKITAALFEKAKAKYGARFRFEMVTGLSRDDYIALLGAARIVINAVGIHGPYNYRSCEAANAGAVLMQYEPRYATGPQEMEKTLTPGEEYVGFDESDFDAKLEQLLNDQEACIRIARQGQARMKKDYDYRTLYHDLFAKIGAETGWRERRVSPGKAALSRIHAYMEVESPERLLAVDDMLAAAEACASHPAAFAMPFYGDIQQTFGPASLADMVGGLPKTEDLRALRLAFYEKAFALIPKPTTVDRFNRLALAAQEGVINLAACRALENELASEPAIAHADMGRILAPKGTAVPQDLAKLADFAMRNFGYLLAKDEAGRQQAARDFMLVWLYWLMALAGDAPYELRAAAKEILEGYPVWENFTVPDYVETKEVPATAVA; via the coding sequence ATGCAACCACTTCAACAAATTCTCGCGCAATTAGAGCAGTTTTCCACCTTAGCCGAGCAGGCGCCGGATCTCGTCCCGGCGCTGGAAGAACAGTTCGAGCAATTTGTGGTTGCGTCCGCCAGCCAGCCATTTGCCTTGGACGCCCGCAACCGCTTCCGCATCCGCCATGCCGCCCATCTGAAAATTCGTAGACCACGCGTACTGTATGGCAGCCGTAGCAAGCTGCTTAATTTCCACGCCGTCCCGCTCTTGGCGGTTGCCGATGTGCTCTATGTGGTGCTGTCTCAAAGTGATCAGCCCGCGCAAGACGTCATCGTGGTCGATCCTTTTACCCAGGATATGAGCGATGTCCTGGCCGCCTTACCCAAGGGGTTCGTGCCCGATCTCTATTTCGACTATCAGACCTGTTCACTGGACAGGTATCTGCGCGGGCTGGAGCGCGCGCCCTTTCCGACGGTCGCGAGCCTTTGCCATCATTTCTATGCTTGGAAGGTGGATGCCGTGGCGCGGCAGTTCGATTATGTCCTGCCGCTCTCCAGCCGCTACTGCGATATTCTGAAGAACACGGTGGACCCGCGCAAAATCCTCGATGTGCCGTTCGGGTTATCTTGGGGCTCGTTCCATCACATCATCGGCGGCAACGCTGCTGATCCGCGCCCGATCGATGTGCTGATGACCTTTCCCGGTGAGGGGCCGATGTTCTATGGCCCTTATCGCAAGATCACGGCGGCGCTTTTCGAAAAAGCCAAGGCCAAATACGGCGCCCGCTTCCGTTTCGAGATGGTAACGGGCCTGTCGCGCGACGATTACATCGCACTGCTCGGCGCGGCGCGGATTGTGATCAATGCCGTCGGCATCCATGGCCCTTACAATTACCGAAGCTGCGAAGCGGCCAATGCCGGGGCGGTGCTAATGCAATATGAGCCGCGCTATGCCACCGGCCCGCAGGAGATGGAGAAAACGCTCACGCCTGGCGAGGAATATGTCGGTTTCGATGAAAGCGACTTCGATGCCAAGCTGGAGCAGCTTCTAAACGACCAAGAGGCTTGCATCCGCATCGCGCGCCAGGGCCAGGCGCGGATGAAAAAAGACTATGATTACCGCACGCTTTACCATGATCTCTTTGCCAAGATCGGCGCCGAGACGGGTTGGCGCGAACGCCGCGTCTCTCCCGGCAAGGCCGCGCTCTCGCGCATTCATGCCTATATGGAGGTGGAAAGCCCTGAACGGCTCTTGGCCGTCGATGATATGCTGGCGGCCGCCGAGGCCTGCGCGAGCCATCCCGCGGCTTTCGCCATGCCGTTCTATGGCGATATCCAGCAGACTTTCGGTCCCGCTTCCTTGGCCGATATGGTGGGCGGGTTGCCGAAGACAGAGGATTTGCGCGCGCTGCGGCTGGCCTTTTACGAAAAAGCCTTCGCGCTGATCCCCAAGCCGACGACGGTCGATCGCTTTAATCGTCTGGCTTTGGCGGCGCAGGAGGGCGTCATCAATCTTGCCGCTTGCCGTGCCTTGGAGAATGAGTTGGCGTCGGAGCCCGCTATTGCGCATGCCGATATGGGCCGCATTCTCGCACCAAAAGGAACCGCGGTGCCGCAAGATCTGGCCAAGCTCGCCGATTTCGCGATGCGCAATTTCGGCTATCTCCTCGCCAAGGACGAGGCGGGGCGCCAGCAGGCCGCGCGCGATTTCATGCTGGTCTGGCTTTACTGGCTGATGGCTTTGGCGGGCGATGCCCCTTACGAACTGCGTGCAGCCGCCAAGGAAATCCTGGAAGGTTATCCCGTGTGGGAGAACTTCACCGTGCCCGATTACGTCGAGACAAAGGAGGTCCCCGCAACCGCCGTCGCTTAG